A region from the Candidatus Electrothrix scaldis genome encodes:
- a CDS encoding choice-of-anchor Q domain-containing protein codes for MKMLQQACLMLLAVPLYIAPAISAQAAEITVDGNDSATSCTLADAITAANMDIATGHCAAGSDEDTIILTTDVTLSAALPQISSTITIEGNDHFINGNQDENIGSVLHVMSTGDLTLNKGVVKGGTATKGGGMYNEGTVTLNNSTISDNSVTSTQTNNIYLYGGGIYNKGTVTLNNSTVSDNSAATTKANIVYLYGGGMYNEGTVTLNNSTVSGNSATTTSKTNKAYLYGGGICNKGTVTLTNSTVSENSAYTHAPDEAAAYGGGMYNEGTVTFNNSTVSGNSAYANAFCEDIPAYGGGIYNRGGGTVTLNNSTVNGNSVHAYASFYPYAYGGGIYNEGTITLTDSTVSDNSIDASDDKGVYVYGGGIYNKGLVTLTNSTVSGNSAHSGLHSNIYGGGIYNEGTVMLYNSTISDNSARKNGGGIYNTGTITLTDSTVSSNSANDGGGGIYNVDTVTLINSTVSDNSVKHRTSILNWGSDSAYGGGMYNEGEITLTNSTVSGNSAETNSISRSEGASSYGGGIYNLQGAVTLNSSTISGNVVNSSSEYDYYLPVADGGGIYNDYEGTVTLNNSLISGNTAKEGNEVYKKYGEIHSDSFNFFGHSGESNADAFVGFTPGASDIDATGDDGTALEDILSPLADNGGPTQTHALPEGSPAIDLAECSVDLTTDQRGMSRPSGDGCDAGSFEFHYNHAPIADAGADQAAVLGDEICFDGSNSTDIDGDLLAYSWTLSAWPAGSSAELDNPTTVQSCLIADLPGTYEVILVVNDGLIDSEPDSAEAVTTISYPNAVTETLLDAGSVVKELDPAVFKGKKRKAEQRRKQLVRMINRALALADRGKYLRALNLLRKDVLKRIDGCAISGQAQKNDWIQDCAAQEQVYLLVTEAVRYLEEVVSLHAVTETLQEAGVAVSGLAANVFNKKQQQAKLVKKINRSLELAEKLEYHKALRKLRREVRTRVDGCAKAGRPHKKDWIQDCAAQEQVYPLIMKGIGYLEGM; via the coding sequence ATGAAAATGTTGCAACAGGCATGCCTGATGCTACTAGCTGTGCCGCTTTATATAGCACCGGCTATTTCAGCACAGGCGGCAGAAATTACAGTGGACGGCAATGATTCCGCCACATCCTGTACCTTGGCCGATGCCATCACGGCGGCAAATATGGACATCGCCACAGGGCATTGCGCCGCAGGCTCTGATGAGGATACCATCATTTTAACGACGGATGTCACCCTGAGCGCGGCCCTGCCGCAGATCAGCAGCACCATCACCATTGAGGGGAACGATCACTTTATCAACGGCAATCAGGACGAGAATATAGGTAGTGTGCTTCATGTAATGAGCACCGGCGACCTGACTTTAAATAAGGGCGTCGTCAAGGGCGGCACGGCAACAAAAGGTGGGGGAATGTACAACGAGGGTACTGTTACGTTGAACAACTCCACGATCAGTGATAACTCTGTCACCTCTACCCAAACCAACAATATCTATCTCTACGGCGGAGGTATTTATAACAAAGGTACTGTCACGTTGAACAACTCCACGGTCAGTGACAACTCCGCTGCAACCACCAAAGCCAACATCGTCTATCTCTACGGCGGAGGAATGTACAACGAAGGCACTGTCACGCTGAACAACTCTACAGTCAGTGGTAACTCCGCTACCACCACCTCCAAAACCAACAAGGCCTATCTCTATGGCGGGGGGATTTGCAACAAGGGAACTGTCACGCTGACCAATTCTACGGTTAGTGAGAACTCTGCCTATACTCATGCCCCTGACGAAGCCGCCGCTTATGGCGGAGGGATGTACAACGAAGGCACTGTCACGTTCAATAACTCCACAGTCAGTGGCAATTCTGCTTATGCTAACGCCTTCTGCGAGGATATTCCAGCCTATGGTGGAGGAATTTATAACCGGGGCGGCGGTACTGTTACGTTGAACAACTCCACAGTCAATGGTAATTCTGTCCATGCCTACGCTTCCTTCTACCCCTACGCCTACGGTGGGGGAATTTACAACGAGGGCACTATCACATTGACCGATTCCACGGTCAGTGACAATTCTATCGATGCTTCTGACGATAAAGGCGTCTACGTTTACGGCGGAGGAATTTACAACAAGGGCTTAGTAACCCTGACTAACTCTACAGTCAGTGGCAATTCTGCCCATTCTGGCCTCCACAGTAATATCTATGGTGGGGGGATTTATAACGAGGGTACAGTTATGCTGTACAATTCTACGATCAGTGATAACTCTGCCAGAAAGAATGGTGGAGGGATTTATAACACAGGTACCATCACATTGACTGACTCCACGGTGAGCAGTAACTCTGCCAATGATGGCGGCGGTGGAATTTACAACGTGGACACCGTTACACTGATCAACTCTACGGTCAGCGATAATTCTGTTAAACACCGCACCTCCATTCTCAATTGGGGCAGTGACTCTGCTTACGGCGGGGGAATGTACAACGAGGGTGAGATTACGTTGACCAACTCCACGGTCAGCGGTAACTCAGCAGAGACCAACTCCATATCCAGATCCGAAGGTGCCTCCTCCTACGGCGGGGGCATTTATAACCTTCAAGGCGCTGTTACCCTGAATAGCTCCACGATCAGCGGCAACGTTGTCAACTCTTCCTCTGAATATGATTACTATCTACCTGTCGCCGATGGAGGGGGGATTTACAATGACTATGAAGGCACTGTCACGCTGAATAACTCCCTGATCAGCGGCAATACAGCTAAAGAAGGAAATGAAGTTTATAAAAAGTACGGGGAGATACATAGCGATAGCTTTAATTTTTTTGGTCATAGCGGCGAGAGCAATGCCGACGCATTTGTCGGCTTTACACCTGGAGCGAGCGATATTGATGCCACAGGAGATGACGGCACAGCCTTGGAAGATATCCTCAGCCCCCTGGCAGATAACGGTGGCCCCACCCAAACCCATGCCTTGCCTGAAGGCAGCCCGGCCATTGATCTGGCTGAATGCAGCGTTGACCTGACCACAGATCAGCGGGGGATGTCTCGCCCAAGCGGTGACGGCTGTGATGCAGGTTCTTTTGAGTTCCACTACAACCATGCACCGATAGCTGATGCCGGAGCGGATCAAGCTGCTGTGCTGGGAGATGAGATCTGTTTTGACGGCAGTAACAGTACTGATATCGATGGAGACCTGCTGGCTTACTCCTGGACATTGAGCGCGTGGCCTGCGGGCAGTAGTGCCGAGCTCGACAATCCGACTACTGTACAGTCCTGCCTCATTGCCGACCTGCCCGGAACCTACGAGGTCATTCTTGTGGTTAATGACGGGCTGATCGACAGCGAGCCGGATAGTGCTGAAGCGGTTACCACAATTTCTTATCCGAACGCGGTCACGGAAACCCTTCTGGACGCAGGAAGCGTAGTGAAGGAACTTGATCCGGCTGTGTTCAAGGGAAAGAAGAGAAAGGCGGAGCAACGGCGGAAGCAGCTCGTACGTATGATCAACCGTGCTCTTGCCTTGGCGGATAGGGGGAAATACCTACGTGCTCTGAATCTCCTGCGCAAGGATGTGCTCAAGAGAATCGACGGCTGCGCAATATCTGGACAGGCGCAGAAGAATGACTGGATTCAGGACTGCGCCGCTCAGGAACAGGTTTATCTTCTGGTTACAGAGGCTGTCCGCTATTTAGAAGAGGTAGTCTCTCTGCACGCTGTTACGGAGACTCTTCAGGAGGCAGGCGTAGCAGTCAGCGGACTTGCTGCTAACGTGTTCAATAAAAAACAGCAGCAGGCCAAGCTAGTCAAGAAGATCAACCGATCTCTTGAACTGGCTGAGAAGCTTGAGTACCATAAGGCCCTGCGGAAGCTACGGAGAGAAGTCCGCACACGAGTTGACGGCTGCGCAAAAGCCGGACGACCGCATAAAAAGGATTGGATTCAGGACTGCGCTGCCCAGGAGCAGGTGTATCCCCTTATCATGAAAGGCATCGGGTATCTGGAAGGCATGTAA
- a CDS encoding IS66 family transposase: protein MSADNPLPDDLKITEVDLAATPPAVLDLVRILAAENAALRKRVEELEAKLGENSSNSNKPPSSDSPYDEKGETEEKKKKGQGSQKPPKKRKGSRQKFMSPTETQDVTPSTCSCGCSSFKNLEPYYTHQHIELPEIVMSVIHFTLYKGECTGCGKTGKGYVPGEFQAGFGPRFTALVGEISGIDGNSRETVQTFCSSVLGVPVSLGAIQKIIDRASAAVKPHYETIRDVARSQDVNYLDETTWKKGGKLHWLWVMTNSTVAYFMIHRHRSREAFEQLIGIWEGILVSDGYRLYQSWVNGRQTCLAHLIRRAQGLSERDNPELAKCGKWAAAELRRLCKMAKDPPTQGEWSSFYARLCRLIALYRDCDSDAGKFVRHIEDEMDSLFIFLFEEGVDPTNNFAERMIRFAVLWRKRSQGTKSDKGNRWVERILSLRQTCRLQGKSTFEVLTDAVRSYFRQQTPDLDWIRQAA from the coding sequence ATGTCCGCTGATAATCCTCTACCCGACGATCTCAAAATAACCGAAGTCGATCTTGCCGCCACTCCTCCGGCAGTATTGGATCTGGTGCGGATTCTTGCTGCCGAGAATGCTGCATTGCGCAAGCGGGTAGAAGAGCTGGAGGCCAAGCTCGGAGAAAATTCATCAAATTCCAATAAGCCACCGTCTTCCGATTCTCCCTACGATGAAAAAGGGGAAACTGAAGAGAAGAAAAAGAAGGGGCAAGGATCGCAGAAACCACCCAAAAAGCGCAAAGGATCACGGCAGAAATTCATGTCGCCCACGGAAACGCAGGATGTAACGCCCTCCACCTGTTCCTGTGGCTGCAGCAGCTTCAAAAATCTCGAACCATACTATACCCACCAGCACATCGAACTCCCCGAAATCGTGATGTCGGTCATTCATTTCACCCTGTATAAAGGGGAATGCACTGGCTGCGGAAAAACCGGTAAAGGATACGTTCCCGGAGAATTCCAGGCTGGCTTCGGTCCGAGATTCACAGCCCTGGTCGGCGAGATCAGCGGTATTGACGGCAACAGTCGCGAGACCGTTCAGACATTCTGCTCTTCTGTCCTCGGTGTTCCCGTCAGCCTTGGAGCTATACAAAAAATCATTGATCGGGCCTCGGCAGCGGTCAAACCGCATTATGAAACTATACGGGACGTAGCCCGAAGCCAGGATGTCAATTATCTCGACGAAACTACTTGGAAAAAAGGCGGCAAACTCCACTGGCTGTGGGTTATGACCAATTCAACGGTCGCCTATTTTATGATTCATCGACACCGATCCAGGGAAGCCTTTGAACAGCTTATCGGTATCTGGGAAGGTATTCTGGTCAGTGACGGTTACAGGCTCTATCAAAGCTGGGTCAATGGCCGCCAAACCTGCCTTGCCCATCTGATACGCAGAGCACAAGGACTATCCGAGCGTGATAACCCGGAGCTTGCTAAATGCGGCAAATGGGCTGCCGCCGAACTGAGACGATTGTGTAAAATGGCGAAGGATCCACCAACTCAGGGTGAATGGTCATCATTTTATGCCCGGCTTTGCCGACTTATTGCGCTGTATCGCGACTGCGACAGTGATGCGGGGAAGTTTGTCCGCCATATTGAGGATGAAATGGATTCACTTTTTATCTTCCTGTTTGAGGAGGGGGTGGATCCCACCAACAATTTTGCTGAACGAATGATTCGCTTCGCCGTGCTCTGGCGAAAACGCAGCCAGGGAACAAAGAGCGACAAAGGAAATCGATGGGTTGAGCGAATTCTCTCGCTGCGCCAGACATGCAGATTGCAAGGCAAATCCACGTTTGAGGTGCTCACCGATGCTGTGCGTTCTTATTTCAGGCAACAGACTCCTGACTTAGACTGGATCAGACAGGCCGCTTGA
- a CDS encoding DUF6398 domain-containing protein, translating to MSEERTKEIIELVRSFGTRYLNEELTACTRRLCIALAQNRKLTITRGKKEIWAASIVYVIARANFLFDKENENFLTADVICDFFGTNKTTTANKATVIEKTLNISHADKRFCTEEIIDSLSFVMTKDGFILPKKVVESKIESLVDEVIYEMADEEESREIEQFMAEQKKQEEAAAQAKKERRAEINREIAEKKRKKKEEEQVQKVGRQLKLW from the coding sequence ATGAGTGAAGAAAGAACAAAAGAAATAATTGAACTTGTCCGATCCTTTGGTACCCGTTATCTCAACGAGGAACTGACAGCCTGCACAAGACGATTATGCATTGCATTAGCTCAGAATCGTAAGTTGACAATTACCCGTGGAAAGAAAGAGATTTGGGCTGCTTCAATTGTCTATGTGATAGCCCGAGCGAATTTTCTTTTTGATAAGGAAAATGAAAATTTTCTGACCGCTGATGTGATATGTGATTTTTTCGGCACCAATAAGACAACGACTGCCAATAAGGCCACAGTTATTGAAAAAACGCTGAATATTTCTCATGCTGACAAGAGGTTCTGTACCGAAGAGATTATCGACTCCCTTTCCTTTGTCATGACCAAGGATGGCTTTATTCTTCCGAAAAAAGTAGTAGAGAGCAAGATTGAGTCCTTGGTTGACGAAGTCATTTATGAAATGGCGGACGAGGAGGAATCCAGGGAAATTGAGCAGTTCATGGCTGAACAGAAAAAACAGGAAGAAGCGGCTGCTCAGGCCAAAAAAGAACGTCGGGCTGAAATAAACCGAGAGATTGCTGAAAAGAAGAGGAAGAAAAAGGAAGAAGAACAGGTTCAAAAGGTTGGACGACAACTCAAGCTCTGGTGA
- the lysS gene encoding lysine--tRNA ligase: MDNTNQLLKQRREKAETLADAGVNLFSNDFKNPQPVKEILPLAESLEPETHAPDEVMYRVAGRVMSLRKFGKAAFFHVQDETGRMQIYARRDLLDEEFQLFKKWDVGDIVGVEGKLFKTKTGEPSLEASHLHMITKSLRPLPEKFHGLTDVETRYRQRYVDLIVNPEVRDTFRKRVEIIRLMREFLTERGFMEVETPMMQPVPGGATAKPFKTHHNALDMDLFLRIAPELYLKRLLVGGFERVFEINRNFRNEGLSTRHNPEFTMLEFYQSYATYEDLIDLTEEMISTIATKVCGSAEIVYQGIPVNLAPPWKRYTMDEALVEVGGIAPELLKDDATIMGLAKKHGIKLQPDAGPGKAKTELFELLVEEKLIDPTFITAYPAEVSPLARRNEEDPSITDRFELFITGRELANAFSELNDPIDQHERFAKQIDERGDDEEIHPELDADYVRALEYGMPAAAGEGIGIDRLVMLLTDSPSIRDVILFPHLKAEVPAEPKKKKKK; encoded by the coding sequence ATGGATAATACGAATCAACTCCTTAAGCAGCGACGTGAAAAAGCGGAAACACTGGCCGATGCCGGGGTTAATCTTTTTAGCAACGATTTTAAAAACCCCCAGCCGGTGAAGGAAATCCTGCCTTTAGCCGAGAGTCTGGAGCCGGAAACCCATGCCCCAGATGAAGTTATGTACCGGGTGGCTGGTCGCGTTATGTCTTTGCGGAAGTTTGGTAAGGCTGCTTTTTTTCATGTTCAGGACGAAACCGGACGGATGCAGATCTATGCCCGCCGGGATCTGCTGGATGAGGAGTTTCAGCTCTTTAAAAAATGGGATGTGGGCGATATTGTCGGGGTTGAGGGCAAATTGTTCAAGACCAAGACCGGTGAGCCTTCCCTGGAGGCCTCACATCTGCATATGATCACCAAGTCTCTGCGTCCTCTGCCGGAGAAATTTCACGGGCTCACTGACGTAGAGACCCGCTACCGCCAGCGCTATGTAGATTTGATTGTCAATCCAGAGGTGCGGGACACCTTTCGCAAGCGGGTGGAGATTATCCGTTTGATGCGGGAATTCCTCACCGAGCGGGGCTTTATGGAGGTGGAAACCCCGATGATGCAGCCAGTGCCTGGCGGTGCCACAGCCAAGCCATTCAAGACCCATCATAATGCCCTGGATATGGATCTTTTCCTGCGTATTGCGCCGGAGCTCTATCTCAAGCGTCTCCTGGTGGGCGGCTTTGAGCGGGTTTTTGAGATCAACCGGAACTTTCGCAATGAGGGCCTTTCCACCCGCCATAATCCAGAATTCACCATGTTGGAGTTCTATCAGTCCTATGCTACCTATGAGGATCTGATTGACCTGACCGAGGAGATGATTTCCACCATAGCGACCAAGGTTTGTGGTTCGGCAGAGATTGTTTATCAGGGCATTCCGGTGAATTTGGCTCCTCCTTGGAAACGCTACACAATGGATGAGGCTCTGGTGGAAGTGGGCGGTATTGCCCCTGAGTTGCTCAAGGATGATGCCACCATTATGGGGCTGGCTAAGAAGCACGGGATTAAGCTTCAGCCTGATGCTGGTCCGGGCAAGGCCAAGACCGAGCTGTTCGAGCTACTGGTGGAAGAAAAGCTTATTGATCCCACCTTTATTACGGCCTATCCGGCAGAGGTTTCTCCGCTGGCACGCCGCAATGAGGAAGACCCGAGCATCACTGATCGCTTTGAGCTGTTCATCACCGGTCGGGAGCTGGCCAATGCTTTTTCCGAGCTGAATGATCCTATTGATCAGCACGAGCGCTTTGCCAAGCAGATTGACGAGCGCGGCGATGATGAGGAGATTCATCCTGAGCTGGATGCGGATTATGTTCGGGCCTTGGAATACGGGATGCCGGCAGCAGCTGGAGAGGGGATCGGTATTGATCGCCTGGTGATGCTGCTCACGGATTCGCCGTCCATCCGCGACGTGATCCTTTTTCCCCATCTCAAGGCTGAGGTCCCTGCTGAGCCGAAGAAGAAAAAGAAGAAGTAA
- the ablB gene encoding putative beta-lysine N-acetyltransferase, with translation MSKKDTVEEYQGSTIQHGPYNDRIYLMRLAEQSPADFPQQLVQLAEQKGYSKIFAKVPEYAAAVFFQAGFAQEAEIPGFFSGRTGALFMGYYLNNARQQEDDVAGLENILHIAQDKQKTVVPPPDAGFCLRSCQQNDVPAMAAIYRQTFASYPFPIHDAGYLLETMQSHVAYFGAESKGELTALSSAEMDREAANVEMTDFATLPEQAGHNLSFHLLQQMERAMQEENIRTAYTIARAASPAMNITFARAGYKFAGRLKNNTNISGKIESMNVWYKPLVQPSETIITH, from the coding sequence ATGTCTAAGAAAGATACTGTTGAGGAGTATCAGGGCAGCACCATCCAGCACGGGCCGTATAATGATCGCATTTATCTTATGCGGCTCGCCGAGCAGTCTCCGGCAGATTTTCCCCAGCAGCTGGTTCAGTTGGCAGAACAGAAAGGCTATTCCAAGATTTTTGCTAAGGTGCCGGAGTATGCGGCGGCTGTTTTTTTTCAGGCTGGTTTTGCGCAAGAGGCGGAAATTCCCGGTTTCTTTTCCGGCAGAACAGGAGCTTTGTTTATGGGCTATTATTTGAATAATGCCCGTCAGCAAGAAGATGATGTTGCGGGACTGGAAAATATCCTGCATATTGCCCAGGATAAGCAGAAAACAGTGGTACCTCCTCCTGATGCTGGCTTTTGTTTGCGTTCCTGTCAGCAGAATGATGTCCCCGCAATGGCGGCAATTTATCGTCAGACCTTTGCCTCCTATCCCTTTCCCATCCATGATGCCGGGTATCTGCTGGAGACCATGCAGAGCCATGTGGCCTATTTTGGTGCGGAAAGCAAGGGCGAGCTTACAGCTCTGTCCTCGGCAGAGATGGACAGAGAGGCGGCTAATGTGGAGATGACCGATTTTGCCACCTTGCCGGAGCAGGCAGGACATAATCTTTCCTTCCACCTTTTGCAGCAGATGGAAAGGGCCATGCAGGAGGAAAATATCCGCACTGCCTATACCATTGCCCGCGCGGCGTCCCCGGCCATGAACATCACCTTTGCCAGGGCCGGGTACAAGTTTGCCGGGCGCTTGAAAAACAATACCAATATCTCCGGCAAGATTGAGAGCATGAATGTGTGGTATAAACCGCTTGTTCAGCCGTCGGAAACAATCATAACCCATTAG
- the ablA gene encoding lysine 2,3-aminomutase: MIYTESQQEIAERIDVDASKAMWKDWRWQVKNRIRSLRQLEDFLDLDFGEEKRKNIQQTIEKFPLSITPYYLSLIDTDNFENDPVFMQAVPSIRELDMSNEDMSDPLHEDEDSPVPGITHRYPDRVLFLVSNVCAMYCRHCTRKRKVGDVDNIPSKKAIEQGLEYIRNTPQIRDVLLSGGDPFLLPDEYLDYILTELGRIEHVEVVRVGTRTPVVLPYRITDELVSMLKKHQPLWINTHFNHPRELTKSARSALAKLADAGIPLGNQSVLLSGVNDCPRIMRTLVHKLVANRVRPYYLYQCDLSEGLSHFRTPVGKGIEIIESMIGHTSGFSVPTYVIDAPGGGGKIPIMPNYLISWSTNKVVLRNYEGVITTYKEPDSYEPVFCDRNCDKCELQLPLEGATEYRAVGVKKLLADYNDIISLVPQHTERLEKREEHV; encoded by the coding sequence ATGATTTATACAGAAAGCCAGCAGGAAATTGCAGAACGAATCGATGTCGACGCTTCCAAGGCCATGTGGAAGGACTGGAGATGGCAGGTGAAAAATCGCATTCGTTCCTTACGTCAGCTGGAAGATTTTCTGGACCTTGATTTTGGAGAAGAAAAAAGAAAAAATATCCAACAAACCATAGAGAAATTTCCTCTATCGATTACTCCCTACTATCTCTCACTTATTGATACAGATAATTTTGAGAATGATCCTGTGTTTATGCAGGCCGTTCCGTCTATCAGGGAATTGGATATGTCAAATGAGGATATGTCTGATCCTCTGCATGAGGATGAAGACAGCCCGGTGCCGGGTATTACCCATCGCTACCCGGATAGAGTTCTCTTCTTGGTCAGTAATGTCTGCGCTATGTATTGTCGCCATTGCACCAGGAAACGCAAAGTCGGTGATGTTGATAATATCCCGTCTAAAAAGGCCATTGAGCAGGGGCTGGAATATATCCGAAATACTCCTCAAATTCGTGATGTCCTCCTGAGCGGCGGCGACCCCTTCTTGCTGCCTGATGAGTATCTGGATTATATCCTGACTGAGTTGGGAAGAATAGAGCATGTTGAAGTAGTGCGCGTCGGGACTCGTACTCCGGTGGTCCTGCCTTATCGGATTACGGACGAGTTGGTTAGTATGTTGAAAAAACATCAGCCTTTGTGGATTAATACCCACTTCAATCATCCGAGAGAGCTTACCAAATCCGCCCGGTCAGCCTTGGCAAAGCTTGCCGATGCAGGCATCCCCTTGGGTAACCAGTCGGTGCTCCTGTCTGGAGTCAACGACTGCCCCCGAATCATGCGGACCCTGGTTCATAAGCTAGTGGCCAACCGAGTTCGGCCCTATTATCTCTACCAGTGTGATCTCTCAGAAGGATTGAGTCATTTCCGTACCCCGGTGGGGAAGGGGATTGAGATTATCGAGAGTATGATTGGACATACCAGCGGTTTCAGCGTCCCCACCTATGTTATCGACGCGCCTGGAGGCGGCGGCAAGATACCCATCATGCCAAACTACCTTATTTCCTGGTCCACAAATAAGGTTGTGCTGCGTAATTATGAAGGCGTCATTACCACCTATAAGGAGCCAGATTCTTACGAACCTGTTTTTTGTGATCGCAACTGCGATAAATGTGAGCTCCAGTTACCCCTGGAAGGGGCGACAGAGTATCGGGCAGTGGGCGTGAAAAAGCTTCTGGCTGACTATAATGATATCATTTCCCTCGTGCCGCAGCATACTGAGCGGCTGGAGAAGAGGGAGGAGCATGTCTAA